One Triticum dicoccoides isolate Atlit2015 ecotype Zavitan chromosome 5B, WEW_v2.0, whole genome shotgun sequence genomic window carries:
- the LOC119305388 gene encoding probable calcium-binding protein CML35, whose amino-acid sequence MKFFGSSTSKKENKGKKRSKRSGNGGSFASTASPSASDDQSVTTPRSVLPSSSGLAAPSGSGTTKKPALVAVTRLELEVALRTVVSTEEELAAMLAEAEAGLALEGIVAAEVADEGELRDTFAVFDADGDGRISAKELRAVLASLGDERCSVEDCRRMIGGVDTDGDGFVCFNEFTRMMMLAP is encoded by the coding sequence ATGAAGTTCTTCGGTTCCTCCACGTCCAAGAAGGAGAACAAGGGGAAGAAGAGATCCAAAAGGAGCGGCAACGGCGGCTCCTTCGCCTCCACCGCGTCGCCGTCGGCATCAGATGACCAGTCTGTCACAACGCCGAGATCCGTCCTGCCGTCGTCTTCGGGGCTGGCGGCACCGTCCGGCTCCGGGACGACCAAGAAACCGGCCCTGGTCGCCGTGACGCGGTTGGAGTTGGAGGTGGCGCTGCGTACGGTCGTGTCGACAGAGGAGGAGCTGGCCGCGATGCTCGCCGAGGCGGAGGCCGGCCTCGCGCTTGAGGGGATCGTGGCCGCGGAGGTCGCGGACGAGGGCGAGCTGAGGGACACATTTGCGGTGTTTGACGCTGACGGGGACGGGAGGATCTCCGCCAAGGAGCTCCGTGCCGTGTTGGCCTCCCTCGGCGACGAGCGGTGTTCCGTCGAGGACTGCCGCCGCATGATCGGCGGCGTCGACACCGACGGCGACGGCTTCGTCTGCTTCAACGAGTTTACGCGCATGATGATGCTTGCGCCGTGA